From the Desulfocurvibacter africanus subsp. africanus DSM 2603 genome, one window contains:
- a CDS encoding amino acid permease: MPKLDPASKAQPRKFGTFAGVFTPTILTIFGVVLFLRIGWVVGHVGLAHALLIIVVANAISLVTALSLSAVATTMHVGAGGAYYMISRTLGLQIGGAIGVPLYLSQALGTAFYTIGFAESLASLFPGLDARLVASATVLLFGLLAWMGAGVAIKALYVIMAVLAAGLLSFFLGAATSEWIRPELAASEGVRVSLWQAFAIFFPAVTGMIAGPSMSGDLRNPGRSLPRGILTAIAVSAAVYLAVAVCLSLLADPAILRADSLVMVNLAAVPWLVVAGIWTATLSSGLGSMLTAPRTLMALAQDNIVPVWLANRLGSAGEPRAAVLMTTAFAASVAWLGGVNVVAPIITMFFLNTFGMLNLTAGLERLVSSPGFRPRIAVHWSVSLAGALACYAAMFLINPPATVLAILVSFGIYFLLKRRSLAQDFGDIRGGIWLSLARAALLRLRAYAPQPRTWRPFIAVFTKLSSGNAGDPAREGCALSGPSGVCRDDLLDLGSWLCGKSGLATFVHVLADSLGNKAGRGLRAASRRHLAGFLGERDAVAFTESIIAPDFDQGVLSVMQAYGLPGLEPNAALMGWSHHPEKRPGQLRLAHTLLAFRKSVLFLHVPLQVGFGQRRRIDILWTGGLHNGQLKLMTSHLLRRTPEWAQAETRLIRPVGGQAGIPGARRHMSRLLRAAHLQAEPLVFVLEEGRPFLEQIRQATAGASLLLVGLRLPEEDDFERAAHSIDEFLAEMRCAVLLVSSAEAGDLLKLDESSS; the protein is encoded by the coding sequence TCTCCCTGGTCACGGCCCTGTCCCTGTCCGCCGTGGCCACGACCATGCATGTGGGCGCGGGCGGGGCCTACTATATGATCTCGCGCACGCTGGGTCTGCAAATCGGCGGGGCCATCGGCGTGCCCCTGTACTTGTCCCAGGCCCTGGGCACGGCCTTCTACACCATCGGCTTCGCCGAATCCCTGGCCAGCCTTTTTCCGGGCCTCGACGCCCGCTTGGTGGCCAGCGCCACCGTGTTGCTTTTCGGCCTGCTGGCTTGGATGGGTGCCGGCGTTGCCATCAAGGCCCTGTACGTCATCATGGCCGTGCTGGCTGCCGGGCTGCTGTCCTTTTTCCTGGGTGCGGCCACGAGCGAATGGATAAGGCCGGAGCTTGCCGCGTCCGAAGGCGTGCGGGTTAGCCTGTGGCAGGCCTTCGCCATATTCTTCCCGGCCGTCACGGGCATGATTGCAGGCCCGAGCATGTCCGGCGACCTGCGTAACCCCGGCCGCAGCCTGCCGCGCGGCATCCTGACCGCCATTGCCGTGAGCGCGGCCGTCTACCTTGCCGTGGCCGTGTGCCTGTCCCTGCTGGCCGATCCGGCCATATTGCGCGCCGACAGTCTGGTCATGGTTAATCTGGCAGCCGTGCCCTGGCTGGTGGTCGCGGGCATCTGGACCGCCACCCTGTCCTCGGGTCTGGGCAGCATGCTCACCGCTCCGCGCACGCTCATGGCCTTGGCCCAGGACAACATCGTGCCCGTCTGGCTGGCGAATCGCCTGGGAAGCGCCGGCGAGCCGCGCGCCGCCGTGCTCATGACCACGGCTTTCGCGGCTTCCGTGGCCTGGCTGGGCGGGGTCAACGTGGTGGCACCGATCATCACCATGTTTTTTCTGAACACCTTTGGTATGCTCAACCTCACGGCCGGTCTGGAGCGGCTGGTGAGCAGCCCCGGCTTTCGGCCGCGCATCGCCGTGCACTGGTCCGTGAGCCTGGCCGGAGCCTTGGCCTGCTACGCGGCCATGTTCCTCATCAACCCGCCGGCCACGGTTCTGGCCATCCTGGTTAGTTTCGGCATCTATTTCCTGCTCAAGCGGCGTTCCCTGGCCCAGGACTTCGGCGACATTCGTGGGGGCATCTGGCTCTCCCTGGCGCGGGCCGCCTTGCTGCGGTTGCGCGCCTACGCGCCTCAACCGCGCACGTGGCGGCCTTTCATCGCCGTGTTCACCAAGCTGTCCTCAGGCAATGCCGGAGATCCGGCTCGTGAAGGATGTGCTCTCAGCGGGCCTTCGGGCGTGTGCCGGGACGACCTGCTCGACCTGGGCTCCTGGCTTTGCGGCAAGTCCGGCCTGGCCACCTTCGTGCACGTGCTGGCCGACTCGCTCGGAAACAAGGCTGGTCGAGGCTTGCGCGCGGCCTCACGCCGACATCTGGCCGGCTTTCTGGGCGAGCGCGATGCCGTGGCCTTCACCGAATCCATCATCGCGCCCGACTTCGATCAGGGGGTGCTCTCGGTCATGCAGGCTTACGGACTGCCGGGTCTGGAGCCCAACGCCGCGCTCATGGGCTGGAGTCACCACCCGGAAAAGCGCCCCGGACAGCTCCGCCTGGCGCACACGCTGCTGGCCTTCCGGAAATCCGTGCTCTTCCTGCACGTCCCCCTGCAAGTCGGCTTCGGGCAGCGCCGCCGCATCGATATCCTGTGGACAGGCGGGCTGCACAATGGGCAGCTCAAGCTCATGACCTCCCATCTGCTGCGCCGCACGCCCGAATGGGCGCAGGCGGAGACGCGACTCATCCGGCCCGTGGGCGGCCAGGCCGGCATTCCAGGCGCGCGGCGGCATATGTCCAGGCTGCTGCGCGCGGCGCATCTGCAAGCCGAGCCCCTGGTCTTTGTGCTGGAAGAGGGACGGCCGTTTCTGGAGCAGATACGCCAGGCCACCGCGGGCGCGAGCCTCCTGCTGGTCGGCCTGCGCCTGCCCGAGGAGGACGACTTCGAGCGAGCCGCCCACTCCATCGACGAGTTCCTGGCCGAGATGCGCTGCGCCGTGCTGCTCGTCAGCAGCGCCGAGGCCGGAGACCTGCTCAAGCTGGACGAATCGAGTTCATAG